Within the Asterias amurensis chromosome 15, ASM3211899v1 genome, the region TTAAAGTCTTATTCTTAGTCTGATCAAGCGACTCTGGCTATGGCTTGTGACAATAGAGAAGAATTTGCCTTTTTAGTTATGAAACCATAGCTACTGCTGAAGCCATCAATTCAGACCCGACCTACATCATGTGtttgcattgacgtcatcaaacCTTCTGGGCTGATAAATGCATGGAGGGATATATCACCATCAGTTCCTAAAAAATCCAATGTTATTGCATTGGGAAAACTAGGCATTAAACATCAGTTTGCTTTTTCATtgtcttttaaaatatatttacaaaCCGTTAAAATTGCTCATTGTTTTGCACTGATGTCTAATCATTGTTTACTAGTCACCGATTAGTGTGACGTTGCGAAATGTATCGATAAAAAAACCTTTTGTTTCCAATGAAACAAACTCCACAGACTGAGAGACTTTTCTCCCTTCAAACATAACCCTTCAAATTCAGCCACTATTTCAAGTTATGGAAGACTCGACTTTCAAAGGAGTACGAAGAAAAATTAAGTGGAACATAATCGCAACTATTTCATCATGATCAGCAACGAAACACTGGTCTGCATCCATTTTACATcagtttttacttttaaaaagaaaatgaatcCATTGATATCGTGAAGTGTTAACGGAACAGAAATCTTATGTGACCCAGTTAAGCCAAGAGTTGAAATATATTTCTCCAGAGAAACACTGGTCCGTCTTGACTACTTGTCTGATATCTTGAAAGCATCTAAGACTTCAGTGAGGGCGTTGACATCATCTGCAGCATCTTTGAAGGAGAGCTGGAaggaaatgaaaacaaagagtAATGAACAGGCATTTATAAATAGCAGTATTTACTGAGCAAAAACAAGGAGCCCGTCCTTGAGAATGTGTCACATTTATACAAATATAATTCCTtcactgaaacaaaaagtcaatacaaaaaaaaggttGCTTATAGTGTAATCTTTCCTCGCCTTTCACCTCAGATccatggttcgaatcccactggggggctatgtggattgggttgtcagtccctacctgactgcatggtTTTTCCTTGAATGAATCTTTGTGGTTTTCACCATGTCTAAAAATGAAATTTCCTTTcttggggttcttggctagtacagtgattaagttgcttttctgagagtccttgactTCCAACCAGGCCTAATGACATTAAAATTCATTTCCTTCAAGACGTTATGTTCCTTTCACCTACCTCTTTCTTGACTGCTTTCttcaatttttcaaaatgctcaataaCAGAGGGTGCACTAGCCTCATAAGCATCTAACTTGGCATTACTGACATCCAAACTGTCATCAGATCGTCCACTTGTCTCTGCTCTCGATGTGACGTTGGTAATAAGCTCTTCACGCGTTCCTTCAAGGAATAGAGCGCCCTCAATGTATCCAAACTGTTTGGTCAAAATAGAACAACCTTTTAATACTTGCATACTTTGCACATAATAATGACTTTGGCATTTAGCTCTGTAATATTGGGACAGCTTGGTTTGCTCATGTGTTGCTATGGATGTTTTCAAATATTGACAAGCTGCAAAGACTAGCTCTTCATCATTACACCAACTGGGATTGGTTTCCAAAAGTGCTACACTTGATCTTAAAATGTGCATCAATCTTTaggtttatttgtttacagCAATATATTTCAAAGAAATCTAGGTAAAGTTCTGGAGAACAATGTCTACCTACCTCGCTAACAAACGACTCAGCCTGCTCAACCGTCCTTGGAAACCCGTCGACTACAAACCCATCAGCCTCAGAGTTCTTCTGCACCTCGTCTTGCATCACTTTCAATATAACCTCTTGAGGCACCAGACTACCTGCCAGGATGAGCTTGGCAACATCTTTGCTCTCCTGGGCCTCGAGTTCGGAGAAGGATCTCAAGAGCTCACCAGCTGAGAGGTGTACAAGTTTGTATTGGGCAGCTATCTTCTTTGCTACTTCTTTCTTTCCAGAGCCAGGGCCACctgtatgaaaaaaacaatcaattaataAATCACCCCATGACCTCAACACTCGCCGCTTCTACACCCTGTCTACAGTCAGACGGCAGTCAGTGAATGAAAATTCAAGTTAGTCTGCTTTGGTGATTGATAAACTATGCCAACCTGCAATATTATATCTTGTGGTGAATGCATAGTCAACCTTCTTACTGTCCGACctttcaatatcatccactgtggttttgaatgatagataaattATGCCTGCCTGCAAAAAGATACCATGCAGCACATGACACTACACagccaaccctcctactatctgtCCATTTAATATAATCCACtgtggtttcaaatgataagctatgccagcctgcaatttgATGTGGTGAATACAtctacacagtcaaccctcctactgtctgtccATCTAATATCATCCCGACTACTCACcgacaacaaaaataaatcgtTGTCGTTTCTCTTCTGTTTCCTTCTCCTTGGGTTCTGCCTCCTTCTGTGTGGGTTCTGCCTCTTTCCCTGTGGGTTCTGCCTCTTTCTCTATGGTTTTTGCCTCCACACCACGCTCCTGTAAGGCACTCTGCACTGCTGTGAATATACTGTCTGGATCACCCTCAGCTGAAACCTGCCAATGGTAAATAGTTGAAAAGAACCTCAAGTTGTGtgtggtttatttttttccccgcaTGATTTAGGTAAGCACACAGTGCTTAACCCACATTGGTGTCAGGATGAaaccatttttttatatttaatgcaTTTATTACATCAATTCAGAGATACGTCAACGTTCATCATCAGAGTCCTGTTTTCCAGCACTCCTCATCTATTCTTGCTCTGTATTAATTCCTGGAAATGAATTGAGGGTTACACCTATTCTTCTTCCTCTGTCTACTTCTTTTGCTCAAAGTCATGACactttgggaggctaatcatccttgcGTGCAACAGAGCCAAAGTGGGAAGGATGCAGCTTCAATGTGTTCGAGCCACAGCCATGAAAGGGCACATGGAGCCATGTATGATTCCATTGTAATGCCTTATACGTCCAACCTTCTCCACTATGAAGTTTGAACCAGGCTCTTATCGTCTATTTGACAAGTCTGAAATTCCATATTTTAAATGATGAGGGCCCTgtcaacttttacaggcaacttggaggcaaccaattgcaatgcatgctacaggatcactttggtagcacacaaGTCATTATTCGTACATTGTCTTAGGTTCCACAAGAAATATAGGtgaaatgtgaatggcttttcttcttggaagttgcctggaactggttgcctggaactggttgtctTTAAATTGCCTCTTGTGACATGACAACTAGTTGTCCTTGCCCCTTACCTTAATAATCTTGTTCTTTTCTTCGTAGTAATCGACAACAGGCTTTGTAGCATTGTGGAAAGTCGTCAATCTCTTCTTGATGGTCTCTTCATTGTCGTCTACTCGACCGCTTGTCTCAGCTCGTTTCAATAACCTTTGTGTCATTATCTCATCAGACAACTCAAAATACAAGGCACATGTGCACTCAGCAATctggaaacaaaatcaaagtcACTTAAAATCTGCacaatttacaaatttaacatgtcAACTTGTTGCGAGGTAGTGTGATGTGAGGCAAGAGAAAATAAACTATTATTTCAAAGAAGACAATTTAGCTTTCTCCCTTAACAGTTAAGCTGCTAGTTAAAACACTCGAGGACCAGTTAAAGATTTCTTCAAGTGTTCAGTGTTGAACAACTACATCCCTATTTAATATGAAATACGGACCATTGCAAAAAGCTGACAGACTTGGCAGTTACACAACAAGCTAGATGTTCCTGCTGGTTAGTCACTGAAAACGTTCAAGAGCAAACTCTGTAAACACAGCaggaaaaattattttcaagacGATTTCCACTTTCGACAAATGGTACCAAAGCTAGACCTCTTTTCTAAAATCGGTATTGATAATTGCTTCGAAATGACCCACAGTATACCACCACATCTCTAAAGTTCTGGTGAAAAGGAAGATGTTAAAGCTCTTCTACTTGTGTTTTTTAAGGAGGGCATCTTTCTTTACCTGTTTTTCAAATTCTACTCCTTGCTGGACCTCCCTAGGGTAGCCATCAATAAGGAACCCAGTTGAAGTCTCTGCTTTGGCTAACATGTTCTCCTTCAGCAACTCAAGAACAGTCTCCTGAGATGATAAACAAATAAGGATACAAAAAGATGgatcaataattattagcgtccAGCATCAAGAGTCGTAGAACTCGTCAGACTGGCTGAAACTGAGAAGAGTGGAGCCACATCGTCAAGAATGCAGGGTTGCACCAACGGCCACAGACTATGGGACATGATGATTAAAAACAACCTTATTTATTAACGTACAGAAACAATCCAGCCCTTAAACTTTGTCTCAGGAAAAGGAAATGTCTTAAAGAATTTGATgtcaaatttgaatttgtttacaCAAGGATATCAATATTGAGCTACTTCAAAATTTATTGTTGGGTTACCTGTGGAACGAGGTCCCCATTTTCCATGATGGCTGTTAGCTTCTGACCTCTCTCCGACCCTGATTTGACCTCTGCTCTCAAAAGGTCACCAGATGACAAATGCGTAAAGCCGTAGGTTGCGACAAGTTTTTCACACTGTGTACCTTTGCCTGAGCCTGGTCCGCCGACAACAAAAATGATCTTGCACTGTTTGAGCTTGTCAgctacaaatacaaaataaacaaaatattgtctaGTTGATAATCTCACAGAATCACAATATGTTTACAAAAGTTTAAACCTTGTTGACTATAAAAATGAAATCATTCAAAATGAGGTACACCTAGTTAACAAAAAagcatattaaaaaaaatcaactaatattaaaaattatagTTCCTTTTCACCTGCAGTGTTGTTGAGTTGCACATTTTCTGCCGATTCTTTTTCTGGTTCAGCTGcatctgaaacaaaaattaacttagAATAGtgtcttcaaaacaaacaacttaggagcagaaaatactgcttattGAATTGGGCACCAGTAACTACAATATAATATAAGCTTTATggatttttggctggtaaccagtttatCTTGCTTATCTTAGCAAGTTATGTGTCATCGGCTGGAGTGGAGATTATACATATATTATAGAATATAATTCTTGATTTTAAGCAAGAATATGGGAATCATTACCTGCTGTTTCATCGGTTACTGGGACTCCCTTGTCACCCAAAACTTCAGATTCATCTTTGGTCACTGCCTCTTCAACAACTGCAACAAGAAAGTCAAACACCACTAAACTTTTATCATTCACTACAAAAACTGTAAAATTGCCTTGAACTTTTTACCCTCTAAGCTACGGACAAAGTTTCACTCaaacctaaaaaacaaaaaagcttaTGGATCTTCCCCCTTCCACAGAAGAGTTTGTGTGGGTAAGGGATGAGTCTTGAGGGTGAAATAAGCTTAAAACATTTAATAGGATACAAGAATGATTGTTAACATACCAGCTGGTTGGTCTAGTTCCAAATCTCGTCCTTTATCTCCACATACTTCTGCTTCCTCTTTCATGACTGGTTCTTCAACAACTGCAACCAAACGTGACATTTTCCTTTGAATTAAACTAGAAAACTATCAAGACaactgtccccccccccacaccgaCCTCTCCTTctggttttcttttcttttcttcccaGAGCTTTGCATTATTTGGTCAAAGGCACCCTATAGGCctaaatgttgtgtttattgttattatcattgaGAAGTTTTTACTAAATATTTCAATATTCATTTGCATTTCAAGCACTTTACCAAGGTGAAGCAACTTACATCATGTCACTTGTGTGATTAAATGCCCCCTTAACAAAACCAGGCACACAAGGTAGCTGCACTACCCGTTCATAAGGTGTAATTCTATTCTATACCTTCTGGTTTAACTTCTTCATCCTCCTTTGTGGCTGGTTGATCTTGGGAATCTACGTCTTCCTTTGGTGGTTCCTCTGTCTTGGcttctgaaacaaaacaataaaggaaagcaattttattttcatgtttaattttttgatttgttgaaaTTGATTTTTATGAGCTAAATTCAACATTGGTTCTCatgtgaggtttgtggtagcaccgtgTGTAAATCTTTTTGGAGTAgtgtttgttctgaaaagaaccagtggttggtTTACACttcaatgttttgatcagtgtgctctgattgTCTTAGGAGAatgctgccgtcgatttcacaaagagttagaactcgtcttatatcgagttaggacgagtaactcatcctaacttaggattaatcttaaaccgcatgctacagtgcagggttgggactcgtcctaagtcctaagattagtcttaagttaggaagagttttgtgaaatcgacggctggagaCTCTGGTGCTGGATGCTGCTTAAGCACTGACTTGGAGATTAACTGGTAGTTGGGCTCGGCTTAAAAtagattaacacatggtgccaCCGCAAACCTTACCTAATTATACTTCGACCATTCATGTTTACAACTATTGATTACAATTACTTATTATCTTTACCTTCTTCAGCCTTGTTCTGTTCATCCATCATCGCCAACGCCTCAGCACCAAGCGCTTCTTTCTGTAGATGAGAAGAAAGTTGGGATATGGAGTGAAGGTAAGAAGAAACTAGGTTTCTTAAGAGTTGTAGCATTTCTGAGCACTGACAAATATCACTttgcagaaacaggttacattGTTGAGCCCCACCtattttttgcttagccaagaaatttgctaagcagtcttttctgcttaacagctttataaaaatcATCAGATGCAACAACTACTTCATTATGAACAAACTACTCATCAAACTATCTAGGATGTCGTACATAAACATTAACTGTTAGACACttataatttcattttaaagaagACTTCAGTTGCTTTACCTCTGCTTCTGTCTTATCCACAATGCTTGGCTCAGTATTTACGTCTGTCTGGATTGGTGGGAGTGGGCTTACTGATTTACCAATTATTCCAAGTTCAACACCTGGTggagaaaaacattaaaaagttagACCAAAAGTTAAGACTTAAAAAGCTTGTGTTTGGGAAGGACAATAAAGATAAGAAATTTGCGTTGACACTATGTAAGATCTCTTTAGAGTGATCGGTGGTTATGAGAAAAACCGATGAACTCATTGTTTCAGACAGTATACTCGTCCGGAGACTGTTGGCTTCCAACAAGGTCTATGGCTTATAAAGGAGAGAGTGGGGTATAGGCCATAGGTTCCATCGGTTCTTCTCAAAACCAGCGATCACTCTAAAGAGATCTAACTGGATGGTGTCATCGtaatttgtttatctttattGTCCTTCCCAAATACAAACCTTTATTTAACAAAGAGTTTGTAGCATGTAGGAAAGTCATAACTGTATTTGGGAAACTTtagagggattttttttttttacggggtAATCAATAACTTACTGTCTTTTGCAGCTTCAGGGTGTGGTGTGAAGAAACGTGAATCAATTAGTTTAGAGATGTCGTAGAAAACTTCATCAACATCACGATCACAGTTGACCTTGAGAAAAAATAAGACAATGTTTTACCTTACGATGTTATGATGAATTGTTGAAGGGGGGGaacttacttttgttgatgtgtttacaTCCAATAAAATTTGATAATAAACAAATCAGAGCATTAAAAACTCTGCAAACAATTTACTCTTTTCAGTGTCAAGGTCTGCTGGCCTAGGTAAATCTATTTATTTACTCAAAAGTGTAATAAATATTACATAAATGACCAATAAGATACATGTTATCACCTGAGCTGGGGGCATTATCATTTAAGAAATACTATTCACTTTGGGATGACTTAGGGCAACACCAATCAGCAAGAAAGAACAATTTTTGTCTGCagaatttttaaaaaagaaaaaaaaaaaaaaaaaaaaaaaaaacaacgctGGGCATTTTATGTTCAAAACGAAAATTAACAGTGGGCAGTGATTTAgtaaaaaatcaaaatgttaaGGTCCTACCGTTTCTAAAAGTCCCTTGTTCTCAAAGTGTTGAGCAACTGACGTTGCACCTTCCTTGAAATTGGACAACCTGTTAGAGATAGCAGCATCTGTGTCGTCAGCTCGGTCACTTTCTTTCATCCGTTTCTCAAGACGGTTCTTTAGTCTCATCTCATCACACATCAAGAACAAGGCAACATCTGCCGAACCAAACTAtcaacaaaatttgcaaaataaagAATATTGAAACAAACATACATGGTTTAAGCTGGGATTTGGTTAAAGGATGTCCAaatttgctgattttttttaaagcaaattgtGAGAAAGGGTCTTAGAAAAAAGTGCACCAAAACAAATCCTCCTGTAccctgatgtacatgtatgattgatGTGTAACCAAACCACAGTGGTGCCAAACCATGAATGTTTGACTTGAGACGAGGCAAACAACTTAAAGTTTCAATCTGTGGTTGTTGAGTTATCAGATAGGTTCAAGGTTAAATTTGAGTCAGGGCTCAAAATTTGTGGATACAATTCAGAGGACTGAAAGGGCTGGTGACCCATAGTCTAGAAATGTATTACAAGactggaataaaaaataaacactttaacatttaattttttttattagagaTACTACAAAGTGAGGTATTTCTGTTCAATTGAAAAACCATGAGACCGACATGTACAGTTGTGAGTCTACTTGCTAAACACTAAAATCACTAGCCtcaggccaaatttcatagagctgctaagcacaaaaaattgcttagctgctaaatttcttccatggtaaaacaggattaccaaccaaacttccatgtGACTTTCAGGATAACCCctaacaacagctgaataccagtaacaagcaatacgcaacaaatggaaatttggttggtaatcttgtttttatcaaggtagaaatttcatgctaagcaaacttttgtgcttaggagctctatgaaattgagccctgttgTGCAGTGTTAATTTCTAGCTCTATTGACGATGTAGGGATAAAGTCAGacttacttgtttctcaaatgCTTGCACTTGTTCCACACTCCGGGGGAACCCCTCTATGATAAATCCCAGGATGTCTGGATGCTTGGCTGCTTTACTGTCGATCTTTTTCTGCACCAAGTCAAGCGCCGTTTCCTAgaattaaaaagtaatattaataacaaagacatttgtaaagcgcctaatgcaaaagcctctaagcgcataaagagaCCAGTCAAATAtacaatgagtgaaagatacaataacaaataagcAGAATACGAATAAGCaacttcaaacaaatgagtttttaaaagaGACTTACAACAGTGTAAAGAACTATtctggcgaatatgcacaggaagactattccaaagaaatagGGCGTCGAAAGAAAATGATCCGCAATACCTTTGTTCGACTTGATATTCCAAATAAATTGTCTGCACAAGAAATCAAATTTACGAAAGTATGAATGTCTTACATTGGGAATAAGCTGCCCACTGGACACAACATCAGCCAGCATCTTCCACTTATCATCTTGGGGGTACTTCCTAAACTTGCGTCGCAGTAAGTTACCAACAGAAATGTGTAGGTATCCCTTATACCTGTCGGCCAGTCTGTGACAGTGCTCCCTCTTACTGCTACCTGGGCCACCTGTCAGGTCAATTACATTCCAAATAATTAGTAGTGACAAATGATATATAGAAAGTTTgtaataatactactactaataatagtggcttcttatatacaaTGCATTCTGTCACTCAGTaacactcaaggcgctttatCAACatcatacagtattttcctgcaagatagGGGGACTACGTTTATTATGCACTCTTGAGTCTGATTGGTTGAAAACTAGTCACATGGGGTGCATTAACATGTGAAATAAAATCCAgctctgtgaactttttattaaATGGCCCCTAAACAAGCATACTGCTTTGTAAAAGTTCTGTATGCACACTTAACATGATGTGCACTGAACTATCAAATAAACTGGGTTTGTTTTGTGCGCAGGCTTAAATAAACTCATGGCACACACAGaatttgccgtggtgccctgtatTTTGCTGTGGTGTCTTTTGCAAGGTTTTAATACAAGTTAAAATTTTCCTaacagaagtgccccttaccgtGCCAGAGATAAATTGATTCAAGATGTTTTCATGTATTATAAATAAGTAGGTTGCAGAGTTTTTAGTAACCCACAGAGCAAGTTGACAAGTTGTGCGTACTAACCCATATCAGCGATATTTGTCAGTGCTTAGAATTTGctcttttttaaaacattttaaaacacttaCCAAGAACAAAGATGAACCTGATGTTAGGGAAAGGGAACTGTTTGACAGTGGTTACCGATGGTGACGTAGCAATTGGAGGCAGTGGACTGGAACGCTTCATTCCTAATGGTACCTCTGTAATAATAATGACAAGGGTTTAAATGAATTTGGCAGGATAAaccaatcaaagaaaaaacaaacaatgaaaaattgtcaaaattatgtttgtacttcctagtaaaaaaagaaaaaaaaaaaaaaaaaaggcaaattatttgtgtttgGAAACTCCTTCATTCCCCCTTTTGTTTGACTTAGAGTGAGGACACAACTTATTATTAACTTAAATTGGAAATAAGGATGGTTTTTTTGACACCCACTTCTAAAAGTTTTTtcagaaaagttttttttcagaaaaaaagtttgatgATTTAGATAAAACATCAACTAGTGTTATCAATGCAATTTGATTTTGCTCCGTTTAGCTGCTGTTTATGCTTAAAAGcacatgatttttttgtttttgttaaatggtGATAGTTTCTCGTTTATTAGGAAATCAAAGGCTTAAAGCATACCTGTAGTGAATGTAGGTTCACGTTCCAACGCTGGAGCAGCTGGGGTTGTATTAATGGGTGGCAAGGGagcctgacctttgacctcatcaACAAATGTATTCCAGCGAACTCCATCACCTTGCTGTGTGCCTTTAATCTTGGTCAGGCATTCCAGCATATAATCCACATGGTCGCCTGGCTTATGGTACATCAATCCAGTCATAAGACTCTGAAATTAGAAGCATAATTTTATGGGTCAAAATTAGTGCCAAGTTTTAGGTTCCTTCCTCCTTGGTTTAGTGACTCCCTGATGAACAGACCTTAGTTTAAAAGAGTTATTAAAGTATGATTTCTTTATGAATCCTTCATGAGTTAATAATAACTTTTCAAttgaaaatatgaaaatattatgttttaaacaaaacaaaaatataatgcAAAATACTAAATAGGTAAAGATTAATAGTATATAACAAGCGAAGGGACACAAAAACTTAAAGTACATAACATTTATACAACACTGTGCCGTTAATAACTTAAGTGAGAAGAACAAATggctattttattttaaagtaggCTTTATCACGGTTAAGTCAGCACTAAAAATGGGTGGCCTTCAAATGATCAAAAAATGACAATTTTATATTTTCTAAAGGATTTCATTATCAAtcatttaatttaataatgccTGATTTTCGGAtcgtaataaaacaaatataaagataaacaaattaataaaattgaAATTAACTCAATTCTAGCACAAATGCGGTTCACTGTTtattggaagaaaacaaaactgcatttaattaaatagaaaaaaaccaacaaatatTGTTGTCCGGGAACTGGACACATGAAGTTATCCTTTCCCACCGTCCGACTGCCTTACCTCAAATAACTGCGGAATTTCCCGTTTTGACAAATACGTCTTGGTATCATCTCTGGATGCCATGTTGAGATTCTTTTCCTCTTCGATTTTGCTCTTAGTCGTTTTTTCAGGCCAGAACTCTGGCCCGTGATTTGTGATTTTAAGAGCAGGTGTTTCGGTGACTTTTGATTGTTATTGTGTGCAGTCGTCATGTACGTAGTTAGGCAAACATCAGTCAAAGCCGACTTATATCGCTGGCTCCCTGTGCCGCTTACACGCGTTCAAGTATCACAAGTGGCACTCAAACAACCAGCGAAAAGTCAGACTGCTGAACAATTAGCTACGGTGTCCTGAAAGGTACATGCACCTGATTATTAACTGCACATTGCTTGTGCAGACTTCGTGAAATGTGAACATCCACAAGTGAAATAAATGTAAGCCTGCATGGTGTGGACACAGGACACGGAGCCAAAGGCTCGCATGTTATGCAGTTTATTACGGATTTCGTgcattgtttcttttattttgggGGTCGGCGGCGACTATCAGAGTCACAGAGACTAAACACTACAATGGCAGTTTAAATACAGCGGATTTATTtcaactttaacaaaaatataaacacttTTGACTGTCACTGTCACTATTATTCCTACTTATTTTCGACTAAACATATTGCAATATTTAATAGCCTTACATTAGCAAAGAAATCATAATCTTCCCGGGAGAAAAGTAAATGGcacttttaaactttttaacATTCAAGGAACGTCTCAGTGAATCCAATTGTTAAGCATATTTTTATTGAGATTGCATGCACCATACAACCTTCCAACTTTTGATATaagaaaggggcacatctcTCAAAACGTAGTCTATCTGTTCTATTGAGTATAGTAGAAATGCCACCGTCAAAATCGTTTAAAATTTACAATTAGGGCAGGGGCCGGTAGCATCTTGTTGCCTGCCAGGAAAAACCCTGGAATGTACAatatttttgtacacaaagtcTACAAACAAATGTTGAACACTTTGGAATGgcacacaaaaaacaacttaGGCCTATACGACGCGCGGCGAATTTTGCGCATGAATActttctacatgtatataactaGCGGCCATTTTTGGAGGCAACATTTAAttggaaggcactaaaaactaacctct harbors:
- the LOC139947935 gene encoding adenylate kinase isoenzyme 5-like, coding for MASRDDTKTYLSKREIPQLFESLMTGLMYHKPGDHVDYMLECLTKIKGTQQGDGVRWNTFVDEVKGQAPLPPINTTPAAPALEREPTFTTEVPLGMKRSSPLPPIATSPSVTTVKQFPFPNIRFIFVLGGPGSSKREHCHRLADRYKGYLHISVGNLLRRKFRKYPQDDKWKMLADVVSSGQLIPNETALDLVQKKIDSKAAKHPDILGFIIEGFPRSVEQVQAFEKQFGSADVALFLMCDEMRLKNRLEKRMKESDRADDTDAAISNRLSNFKEGATSVAQHFENKGLLETVNCDRDVDEVFYDISKLIDSRFFTPHPEAAKDSVELGIIGKSVSPLPPIQTDVNTEPSIVDKTEAEKEALGAEALAMMDEQNKAEEEAKTEEPPKEDVDSQDQPATKEDEEVKPEVVEEPVMKEEAEVCGDKGRDLELDQPAVVEEAVTKDESEVLGDKGVPVTDETADAAEPEKESAENVQLNNTAADKLKQCKIIFVVGGPGSGKGTQCEKLVATYGFTHLSSGDLLRAEVKSGSERGQKLTAIMENGDLVPQETVLELLKENMLAKAETSTGFLIDGYPREVQQGVEFEKQIAECTCALYFELSDEIMTQRLLKRAETSGRVDDNEETIKKRLTTFHNATKPVVDYYEEKNKIIKVSAEGDPDSIFTAVQSALQERGVEAKTIEKEAEPTGKEAEPTQKEAEPKEKETEEKRQRFIFVVGGPGSGKKEVAKKIAAQYKLVHLSAGELLRSFSELEAQESKDVAKLILAGSLVPQEVILKVMQDEVQKNSEADGFVVDGFPRTVEQAESFVSEFGYIEGALFLEGTREELITNVTSRAETSGRSDDSLDVSNAKLDAYEASAPSVIEHFEKLKKAVKKELSFKDAADDVNALTEVLDAFKISDK